Sequence from the Catenuloplanes indicus genome:
CGGCCGGAAGCACCTCACGCAGTGAGGGCCGCTCGAACGCGAGGAAGCCGGACGCCAGACGGCGGCAGACGGCGGCCAGCATCTCCGCCGGGGGGTCACCGTCCAGCAGGACCGGAGAGTTCAGACCCACGTCGTTCGGCTGGGCCGCGAACGAGGCGCCGGGCGGGTCGCCGACTATGGCGTACGCCTCGCGGAGCGTGATCGGCGTGCTCAGCGGCAGTGGCTGCGCCGGCAGCCCGGTCGCGAGCGCGGGCGGCGGCCAGCCGGCCACCAGCAGGTGCAGGCCGGCCTCGGGACCGCGCGCCGCAAGTTCACGGAAGCGCAGCAGGTCGACGGGTTCGGCACCGGCCGGGAACGAGGAGACGACTATCAGGAGAAGGCGGTTGTCGTCCCGCCGCTGTTCCCGTTTCCGTGGCTCGTGTTTCCGGGAGTCGGTGCTCTGGGGGAGTTTCCGGGGGTCGGCGCTCTGGGGGAGTTTCCGGGGGTCGGTGCTCTGGGGGAGGGGAGCGGCCGGGTCCGGGTCGGGTTCGGTGGACGTGTCGGGTTTGCGGCCGGCCGGGGTGCGGGGTTCGGGGAGGCGAGGGCCGCGGAGGCGGAGCCACTGCTCGGCCTCGGCCAGGATGGCGCGCAGGCCCACCGGATCCGTCGCCGGCGGTGGCATCAGGCCCGCCTCGGCGAGTGCGGCGAACGGGGCGAAGACCGCAGCGTCCGCACCGTCGACCGCGCGGACCAGCAGCGCCCCCGGCTCGGTCGACGCGAGCAGGCGAAGCAGGACAGCGCGCAGCAGAGCCGCCGTGCGCGGATCACGGCCGTCCGCGTCCACCGTCAAATGACCGGTACCGGCCAGCGGCACCACGGCCGGAAAACCCGCCTCCGGCAACGGCCGCGCCGTGCCGACCCGCACGAACGCCGGCCGACCGGGCGGAGAGTCCGGCGGCACCTGACCGGTCGCCAGATTCGCCCCCAGCCACCCCGGCACCAGCATCGCCGCAGCCGAGGCCAGCCGCTCCGCCAGCCCGCGCTGCGCCCGCAGATCAGCCGGAGCCGGCGTCAACGCGTGCAACCCCGCATCCGCCGCCGCCAACACCGCCGCCGCCTGCCGGTGCAGGGCGGCGGCCCGGCTGACGTCCGTCTCGTCGTCGGCCACGCGCTCACCTCCCTACGGACACAGACCGTATCCCAGAAGAGGGAGAAATCCTGCATGTCACGGTCGGCCAGGTGGCGAACCAGCCCCGCTACGTCGCACATCACCCGATCGGCATCGGGCCCGTCCTGGTTGGAGGGTATTGCGGGGGTCGATAGGCTCAGATCGTGGAACAGAGCCAGCCGGACGAGCCAACCCCGCCCCCGGCCGACCGCGCCACGCCGACTGCGGAGAATCCGCCGACGTCCGGCGTTCCGGGGCCGGTGAGGAGGCGCAGGTCCTGGAAGACGGTGTTGTTGGTGGTCGCTTCGGTTATGGGAGTGCTTTGCTCCGGCACAGTCGGCTATACATTGTGGTGGTACAACCAGGAAACCAAGCCCGACCGAAGTGCCCCCGACGTAGTTGCATCAAGCTTTCTGCGTGCACTTTTGGTCGAGCGTGACGACTCTCAAGCCGTCCTTTATGTATGCGAAGACGGCGCGGCTCTGAATCACATATATGCGCTCAGAAAGGAAATAGAGTCACGCGAGCAGCGTTATCAGTCTCGGTTTCGCGTTTCTTGGGGAGAGCTAAGAGTATCTGGTGAGGGTCAAACACGGCAGGTCGAAGTCAGTCTTCGCTTGGCAACCACCGTAGACGACTTTCCACAGACAGATATCCAGACTTGGCGTCTAAGTATTCAGAATGAAGGCGGCTGGCGCGTCTGTGGGGCAAGCCGTAGCGCATAGACTATTCCAGCCACGCTAGATGGACTGGGGTTTCTAGGGTTTTGGGGAGTTGGCCGGTCCAGGACCAGCGGTACCAGTCAAGCTCGGCGGCCACCCGTAGGCAGATGTCGCCTTCCGCGTTGCTGTAGAGATCGGTGACCGCTCGCAGATCGCGCCGTTCGACGCCGTCCACCATCTGCACCACCCGCCGCCCCAGCACGCTCGGCGCGTCGATCACCGGAACCGGGTCGCGGGGAGTCGGCGCGTCCAGCGACACCAGGCGGGCCAGCACGTCGCGCGGCCCGTCGGACACCGGCGTCGAGCCGATTGTCTCGATCCACACCCGCTCCTGCGGCACCAACGGCGCGAAGACCTCGATCTGCTCCGCCTCGGCCCGGTACCACTCCTGCTCCTGCATGATCGGCACATAGGTCCGGCTGCCCTGCACCACCCGCTCGTCCGCCCGAAGGTCCGCGCGCCATCCGAGCCCGGGCAGCCCGGTGATCACCCGTCGCCCGCGCAGGTCACCACCGGCGGTGGCCGGCATCGGCACGATGGCCCGCGGCGGGCGCGGCGCCCAGTCCGGCTGCCCGGCGAACGGGTCCTCCGGCAGCGGCTCCCGGCTCACTGGCCACCGTCCAGCGACGCACCCTGGTCCTTCATGAACGACACCGGATTGACCGCGCCGGACGGCGAGCGGTCGTTGTTCACGTGCACCTCGAAGTGCAGGTGCGGGCCGGACGAGTTGCCGCTGGAGCCGACCCGCCCGATGACCTGTCCGGCGTTGACCACGTCGCCCACCTTCGCGGACGGCCGTTCCACCATGTGGCAGTACCGGGTCATCAGGTTGCCGGCGTGCTGCACCTCGACGAACCATCCGCAGCCGAGCTTGCCCGGGTAGCCGTCCACGTTGCAGCTGCGGCCGGACGCGTCGTTGTCGCAAGCCGCGACCGTGACGATCCCGCTGGATGCGGCCCAGATCGGTGCGCCCTTGGCGACGATCAGGTCGACGCCGTCGTGGTCCGGCCGCTCGGGCGTACGGAAGCCGGACCCGACCATCGCCTTCACCGGAATCGTCCAGCCCGACGCCGCGACCTCACCCGCGGCCGCGCACCGCAGGTCCGTGCCGCTCCCGATCGCCCGGGCGGCGCCATTCGCCAGCAGGTTGACGATCTGGGTGGCGATCGGCTCATGCTTCGCGTACGCGTCCGGGTAGGCGCTGCGTTGCACCGCCTGTGCCGCCGCGGTGAGCGACATGTCCTCCCACCCCGCCACGGTCACCAGTTTCTCGTAGAACTTCGTGGACGCGTACGCCGGGTCCTGTAGCTGTTCCGGTGTGCCCCAGCCCATGCTGGGCCGCTGCTGGAAGAGGCCGAGCGAGTCGTGATCGTTCCGGTCGCCCAGGAACCCGAGGTTGGAGAGCCGGGACTCCTGCATGGCGGTGGCGACCGCGACGACCCACCCGCGGGGCGGCACGCCCATCGTCGACCCCACGTTGATGATCACCGCCGCATTACGAACCTGAACCTTGCCGTACGGTCCGATCGCCGGCAGGTTGCCGTCGGCGCTCACGGGGCCGCCCTCCCCACAGCCGTACGCGCTGAGGGTCATGGTGTTGTCGTCGACGCCGCCGAGCCCACCGAGGAAGAACGCGCTTACCGTACCGCCGCAGCACAGCAGCGTGAGCGTGGCCGTGAGCGCGATCGCCAACGCGATACGCCGTATTCGCAACCTGGGGCGAGGCGCGTCCTCGTAGTCACTCACGCCCGTCTCTCCTCAGTGCGGCGCGTCCATCCCGGCTCATGCCCGTTCCCAGTCGACGCTGTCCACCAGCCAGCGGCCCTCCGGCGCGACCAGCGTGAGCCGCAGCGTGCCGGAGTCGACGGGCAGTGTCACGTCGACCACGCTTTCCGCGTACGACGCGACGACCGGCTCGCCGGTGATCCGGTCCGCCGGAACACCCGCCGGATCGACGCCGCCCAGCTTCGCGGCCAGCGATTCCGTCGCGTGCGGCAGCATCCGGTCCAGCCACGCCTCCGCAGAGACGTTCTGATGGTCGATCCACGCCGCCGCGAACGCGTACCCGACCGCTTCCGGCTTGGCTCCGCCCGGACTGGTCGACGGCGTCGGCGGCGCCAGCGAGGAGACCGGCCCGTCGTAGTTGTAGCTCGGGTCCACCGACGGTCCGGCGGCCGTCGCCGTACCGCCGGAGACGACGGTCGGCCCGCGATCCGTCGCGTTCCCGGAGAAGCCCCGGGCGACACCCACTATGAGCAGCACGACCGCGAACAGTACGATCGCCACCCCGGCCCGGGATCGCAGCAGGCGCTTGACGATCAGGTCGAGGAACCGGCGCACCCGTTTCTCACCTCGCCTCGGCACGCACCCGCGGCGTCTGCGGCGCGGTGGTGGTCTGGCCGGTGTCCGGTCGATAGATCGCATACGACGACGGCGCGTCGGCCACGTCCGGTTCCGTCCACTGCGCGGGCTGCCGCGTCCTTCGCGGCGCGGAACTTCCGCCGCTCTGACCACCGCTGCCGCCACCGCCGGCCACGGCCGGCTCCGCGTCGGCCACGTGTTCGGCACCATCCGGACGGGTACGCACCTGCGGCGCGCTGGTGGTCTCCGCGCGCGGAGACGTGTGCACCGGATCCTCCAGACGTGCTTCCGGCCGTACGTTGATCTGCTCGACCGTCACGTCACGCTGCTTGATGCTGCGACTGCCCCGGTCGTCACTCTCGTCGGCCCCGATCCGCGATGCCTCCCGCAGATCACGGAAGATCCGCCGCGACCACGAATCCGCCGCCGCATTGTTCTTCCCACCCATCTGCGTAATCCGCCGATACGGCCGCAACAGCATCCAGCCCACCACGCCACAGAGGAACACCAGAACGACCTGCAGCCACCCCGGCAACGTCGCCGTACTCATGATGAGGTCAACCGCAAAAAGATAGATCGCAGCCCCGGTACCGAAGATAGCGATGTTGAAGACGGCCGCAACCACCGCGTTTGCCAGTCGCCGCAGCCCTTCCCCGGCCGGCCGCAACAGCCCCACAGTTCCGAGAATTGGGGCCGCGATAACTGCCCACCGGAAAATCAAGAAACCAAGCAATACCAGGACGGCGGCCGTGATGTCGAAGAGAGCAAACAAGACCGCCGCCAGCATCGCGATGAATCCGGCTCCGATCCGTTCCATTCCCTTGGTTCCCTGAAGGTATTCGTAGGCCTCGGGATCCTCCGTTTTAATCTGTTCTGCAACCTTCATCCATTGGCGATTTTTTGCCGCGATGGTGGCTTCGCGATCCGCAGGCGTTGCCCGTAGGCGCTCGACGTCGTCCCAGGAGTAGGAACGAGCATCATATAGTGCTTCGCCGTACTTTTTTGCAGTCTCGGAGTCGGCTGATCCCAGAATGCCGCGGAGCCAGTTGCGATATAGCATAGATTCCGTAACCGTGTCGCTGGCTCTTACGGCGGGCGGGCGCTTGTCGCGGCATGCCTCTGGATTGGGCATAGCGCATTTGTCGGGCGGTACGTCCTTCTTCGAAGGCCCGATTGCATCATGAACAACGCCGAGAGTGGTTATAAGTGATGAGTCCGCAAGGTTTGCCGACTTCACTGGCCATGCTGCGATCGCGGTAACCGCAACCATAACAAGTAGTGCCCAGCCTGCTGTAGTCGTGGCATTGCTCATATCTGCTTGCTGCGACCGCCAGAGCAAATAGATACCCACGATGCACAGAGTGATTATGCCGAATACGCTGAATACCTTTTCGTATACTGCCTGGGTCGCTTGTTGGACTAGAGGGTCGGCCCAGCCCCACATGGTGCTCGGCTCCCATGCGCGCTCACGCAGGGCGTTGGAGGCGCCGATAATCGCTGTGGCGATCATGAACTCACCGTTGGCTACAGTGGTCTCAAACCTAAATTCAGGGGCGATCAAGGTCGACATGCAGCCGCCCTCGATATCATAGGTTGTATAGCTGTAGCCAGCATATCCGTAATCGCTGTAAAGGCCGCTTGGGCCTATTTCTTTAGATGATTCGGGTCGACTTGAGAACCAACCGGCGAATCCCGAGTCGGGGGCGGTCGGATCTGGTGCCTTTAAGCACTGCGCTCGCTGAGTTCCGACGTCCGCCAGTTTGTCTACGCATGAACGAAAATCGGTTTGCCATTGTTGTGTGGTGCAGAGGTCCCCGGGGGCAAGGGCGCCCGCCGATTCAATCAGAGCTGCTTGTGCTGGTGCTGCGAATGGCCAGCTGATTGTGGCCATTGCGAGGACCAGGGCGGCCAGGACCACCGCGCCCAAACGGCTCAAAGGCTGGCTCATGTCAGACCTCCACATCGCCCGCGGGATCCAGTGCCTCGAGGCCCGCCGGGGGTGGGGCCGCGGTGGGGGTGGTGTCGAGGTAGTCGAGGAGGCCGTCGACGTAACCGACGTCGACGCGGACCTTCTGGACGCGTCCGTCGACGTCTCGCATGATGAACTCGCGGAAGCCGAGCCGTGTCGCGGAGGAGCTGTCCACCTGGGACAGCGATGCGAGCGTCGCCTCGTAGCCGTCGTTGACGGGGACGCGGAGGAGCCGCAGGGCCTCGGAGGCGATCTCCTGGTCCTCGGCGATGCGGCCGACGAAGACCGTTGAGACCAGGTTCTGCACGTCCAGGCCGAGGATGTCGCGTGGGTTCTGGGACGCGACCAGCGCGGCCAGGTTCCACTTACGCGAGTCGCGGGCCAGCCGGACCAGGAACGAACGGCCGGAACGCCAGCCCTCCATGAAGTGGGCCTCGTCCAGGCCGACCAGCTTGCGCGTGGTCATCGAGCCGCCGTAGCTGCGCCGGACGGCGAGCCGGTGTGCGGTGTGCAGCATCGGCAGGGCCAGCGATTCCTCGGCGGACCAGTATTCGCGTTCGATCTTCAGGTCGGGCAGGCGCAGGCCGGCCATGGTGATCACGGTGAGCGCGGCGTCGGCGCCGAGGGCGTCCGGTGGTGGTGAGCCGAAGAAGAGCAGGGCCAGTGGCATCTCGGCGGTGTCGAGGAGCAGGTTGGCCAGTTCCTTGCCGTCGTCGTTGTCCAGCTGGGAGAGCGTCTGCACCACGTGGTCGAGCGTGGAGGTCTCCTCGGCGGGGACCTGCCGGACGGCGTGCCGCAGCAGCGTGGCGGTGGAGGCCTGGCGGGCGACCTGCGGCGGGACCAGCATCGAGCAGATGTCCTGGACCAGCATGCGGCGCTCGGCCCGGGCGTTGGAGACGGCGATCTCGAACTCCCGGTCGCCGGCGGCGCCGGGCGCGAACTCGGTCCGTTTGGGCGTCGGGATCAACGCGTACGGCGCCAGCGTCCCCTGCTCGGAACCGGTCAGGTTCAGCACCCGGGAGTACGGCCGCAGCTCCGGCATCGCGCAGAGCCGGGCCAGCGGGCCGGACGGGTCGAGCAGCGTGACCTGCACGCCGCGCCGGGCGGCGAGGTAGCCGAGCGAGCCCATCAGCGTGGACTTGCCACCACCGGGCTCGGCGACGAAGACCGCGAGACCGGACCGCTCCCGGATCTCCATCGGGAAGTGCAGGTCGAGGAAGACCGGGCGGCGGCAGGTGCCGGCGGTGCGCCCGATCAGGTCGCCGCGCCGGTCACCGACCGTGGACGCGGCCTGCGGGAGTGCGGCGGCGAGCAGCCGGACCGGCATGCGCCGGACGTAACCGGTGTTCGCGATCGGCTCGCCGGGGATGAACTCGCGGGCCAGCCAGTCCTGGTTCTTCGGGTGCTGGAGCGAGATCCGCAGCTCCCGCGAGTACATCTGGATCAGGCGCCGGGCCCGCTCCAGGCACTCCTCGCGAGTGCGGCCGCTGACCGCGATCCGGTGCCAGCCGTGCGCACGCGCGGACTCGACGGGCAGGCCGGTGGTCATCTCGTCGCCGATGTGCAGCGCGCGCTTGGCCAGGCGTTCCAGCTCCGGTGGCGCGTCGATGCCGTGCTCGGCGTAGTCGAGCTGCTGGGAGCGGATCATCCGCAGCCGGTGCTCGAGGTTGCGGAATGAGTCGTTCGGACCGAGGATGTCGATCCGCGAGGAGAGCTCCATCGGCCACGGCAGCCGCTCGTGGAAGTGCATCCACGGCTCGTGCCGCTCCGGGATCTCCAGTGGTTCCATCCGGCCGACGGACAGCACGGCGACGTGCCGCTCCTCGCCGGTCATCCGGTTGACCAGCTTCACGGTCGAGCCGTACGGCGTGCGGTACCGCTCGATCTGCTCGGTGAGCGCGAGCATGTCGCCGCGCTCCCACTGCCCGTTGGTGATCGGGGAGAGCGGACCGGGCGGCGACATGCCGAGCGCGATCGACCGGTAGAGGAGCCACTCCAGCTCGCCGGGCGTGACCTGACGGCCGCGCATGCCGAACGCGTTGAGCACCTCGTCGAACTGCTCGACGGTGCGGCCGAGCTTCTTCCGCTCGCCCTCGGCGACGCCGCGGCCGAACATCCGCAGGATCCGCTCGCTGAGCGAGTCGCCGAGCGACCGCCGGGCGAACGTGACGCCGAGGTAGGTCTGGCCCTCGGAGTGGTTGACCGACATCAGGTGCCGCTGTGCGGCGACCAGGTGGTCGGACCAGGAGGTGCCGCCGGGTACGTCCGGGAGCGGGCGCAGCGTGTTCGTGTCGACCG
This genomic interval carries:
- a CDS encoding MFS transporter codes for the protein MSQPLSRLGAVVLAALVLAMATISWPFAAPAQAALIESAGALAPGDLCTTQQWQTDFRSCVDKLADVGTQRAQCLKAPDPTAPDSGFAGWFSSRPESSKEIGPSGLYSDYGYAGYSYTTYDIEGGCMSTLIAPEFRFETTVANGEFMIATAIIGASNALRERAWEPSTMWGWADPLVQQATQAVYEKVFSVFGIITLCIVGIYLLWRSQQADMSNATTTAGWALLVMVAVTAIAAWPVKSANLADSSLITTLGVVHDAIGPSKKDVPPDKCAMPNPEACRDKRPPAVRASDTVTESMLYRNWLRGILGSADSETAKKYGEALYDARSYSWDDVERLRATPADREATIAAKNRQWMKVAEQIKTEDPEAYEYLQGTKGMERIGAGFIAMLAAVLFALFDITAAVLVLLGFLIFRWAVIAAPILGTVGLLRPAGEGLRRLANAVVAAVFNIAIFGTGAAIYLFAVDLIMSTATLPGWLQVVLVFLCGVVGWMLLRPYRRITQMGGKNNAAADSWSRRIFRDLREASRIGADESDDRGSRSIKQRDVTVEQINVRPEARLEDPVHTSPRAETTSAPQVRTRPDGAEHVADAEPAVAGGGGSGGQSGGSSAPRRTRQPAQWTEPDVADAPSSYAIYRPDTGQTTTAPQTPRVRAEAR
- a CDS encoding ATP-binding protein, which translates into the protein MTRSSQPGSAHPAADQNGNIGNGMQQHGYDAPDLATESDFVTNPGHGSVARFQAPQPVRGRPTMARGGDNADIDSPFLDLFGGTPNDATTHVPAAQPPRPAPAAPPARPAPGPAAPAPVAQPAQPLTGAQPLTGAQPLPAASSSPIGQQPGQPSPAGEPEPAGVASPSASARPENGKPGAPQHAPGRWQTRDRRAAATTAAPAPARERQTGGGGRPPTGRNGTHGRPSRPAPPAPGTHLGVSGPGTSAEAGQRLSVPSEHGLEAAPPPGTELKPAVELDPAPREARNLPAVRQGDRRPARKPAKEKKQQQLVIPTRAPKKFGDRDPAVELAITEIAGHLTFTPNTVTAWYWLPEVRWAFRPDAEREALLSAISEQYAGLAGFRLHLRRTNRPFPADEWARTVDTNTLRPLPDVPGGTSWSDHLVAAQRHLMSVNHSEGQTYLGVTFARRSLGDSLSERILRMFGRGVAEGERKKLGRTVEQFDEVLNAFGMRGRQVTPGELEWLLYRSIALGMSPPGPLSPITNGQWERGDMLALTEQIERYRTPYGSTVKLVNRMTGEERHVAVLSVGRMEPLEIPERHEPWMHFHERLPWPMELSSRIDILGPNDSFRNLEHRLRMIRSQQLDYAEHGIDAPPELERLAKRALHIGDEMTTGLPVESARAHGWHRIAVSGRTREECLERARRLIQMYSRELRISLQHPKNQDWLAREFIPGEPIANTGYVRRMPVRLLAAALPQAASTVGDRRGDLIGRTAGTCRRPVFLDLHFPMEIRERSGLAVFVAEPGGGKSTLMGSLGYLAARRGVQVTLLDPSGPLARLCAMPELRPYSRVLNLTGSEQGTLAPYALIPTPKRTEFAPGAAGDREFEIAVSNARAERRMLVQDICSMLVPPQVARQASTATLLRHAVRQVPAEETSTLDHVVQTLSQLDNDDGKELANLLLDTAEMPLALLFFGSPPPDALGADAALTVITMAGLRLPDLKIEREYWSAEESLALPMLHTAHRLAVRRSYGGSMTTRKLVGLDEAHFMEGWRSGRSFLVRLARDSRKWNLAALVASQNPRDILGLDVQNLVSTVFVGRIAEDQEIASEALRLLRVPVNDGYEATLASLSQVDSSSATRLGFREFIMRDVDGRVQKVRVDVGYVDGLLDYLDTTPTAAPPPAGLEALDPAGDVEV
- a CDS encoding M23 family metallopeptidase, which translates into the protein MSDYEDAPRPRLRIRRIALAIALTATLTLLCCGGTVSAFFLGGLGGVDDNTMTLSAYGCGEGGPVSADGNLPAIGPYGKVQVRNAAVIINVGSTMGVPPRGWVVAVATAMQESRLSNLGFLGDRNDHDSLGLFQQRPSMGWGTPEQLQDPAYASTKFYEKLVTVAGWEDMSLTAAAQAVQRSAYPDAYAKHEPIATQIVNLLANGAARAIGSGTDLRCAAAGEVAASGWTIPVKAMVGSGFRTPERPDHDGVDLIVAKGAPIWAASSGIVTVAACDNDASGRSCNVDGYPGKLGCGWFVEVQHAGNLMTRYCHMVERPSAKVGDVVNAGQVIGRVGSSGNSSGPHLHFEVHVNNDRSPSGAVNPVSFMKDQGASLDGGQ